The Hymenobacter sp. DG01 genome has a segment encoding these proteins:
- a CDS encoding SMP-30/gluconolactonase/LRE family protein has product MRAFSATLTPASLPLSRYIRRATLALGFAVSLASCSNDDDDAAAEPALPARITVPQAGLSPEGIQYDEANSRFFVSSRTQGRIGSVRDDSTYTQFADDARLVSTIGLNLDAGRQRLLVAVSDIGVNTTRSTAATLRKLAALAIYNSSTGSLISYTDLGALRPGANHFANDIAVDGQGNAYITDSLSPIIYKVDAQGVASVFLENAQLSGGTGFGLNGIVFHPDGYLLVAKSNDGTLFKVPLSNPASFSRVTSTQSLEGADGLLLLDPQTLLLVAGSQSTVFRLASSDAWATATTTGSFATGAVSPTTITRRNQSSAYVLYPYQATSPRFAIVKATF; this is encoded by the coding sequence ATGCGTGCTTTCTCTGCTACCCTTACACCAGCCTCACTGCCTTTGTCACGGTATATTCGTCGGGCCACGTTGGCACTCGGCTTTGCGGTTTCGTTGGCAAGCTGCTCCAATGATGACGATGATGCCGCTGCCGAGCCGGCCCTGCCCGCTCGTATTACCGTGCCGCAGGCAGGCCTGTCGCCGGAGGGCATTCAGTATGACGAAGCCAATAGCCGGTTTTTCGTCAGCTCCCGCACTCAGGGGCGCATTGGCAGCGTGCGCGACGACAGTACTTACACCCAGTTTGCTGATGACGCGCGGTTGGTTTCCACGATTGGGCTGAACCTGGATGCCGGCCGGCAGCGCCTGTTAGTGGCCGTGTCCGACATTGGGGTGAACACCACCCGCTCCACTGCCGCTACCCTGCGCAAGCTCGCGGCCCTGGCCATTTACAACTCCTCTACCGGCAGCCTGATTTCCTACACTGACCTGGGCGCCCTGCGACCGGGCGCAAACCACTTCGCCAACGATATAGCCGTGGACGGGCAGGGTAATGCATATATCACCGACAGCCTTTCGCCCATCATTTACAAGGTAGATGCCCAAGGTGTGGCCTCCGTATTTCTGGAGAATGCCCAGCTCAGCGGGGGTACGGGCTTCGGGCTGAACGGCATCGTGTTTCATCCGGATGGGTATCTGCTGGTTGCCAAATCCAACGACGGCACGCTGTTTAAGGTACCGCTGAGCAACCCCGCTAGCTTTTCGCGCGTGACCAGCACCCAGAGCCTGGAAGGTGCCGATGGGCTGCTGCTGCTCGATCCTCAAACGTTGCTGCTGGTGGCAGGCAGCCAAAGCACCGTGTTCCGGCTCGCCAGCTCCGACGCCTGGGCCACGGCCACAACCACGGGCAGCTTTGCCACCGGAGCCGTGAGTCCTACTACCATCACGCGGCGCAACCAGAGCAGCGCCTACGTGCTGTACCCCTATCAGGCCACTTCGCCTCGCTTCGCTATTGTAAAAGCCACCTTTTAA
- a CDS encoding HupE/UreJ family protein: MSSSIFTTYLQLGFHHIFNLQAYDHLVFLLALCAPYVLQDWRRVVALVTSFTVGHSITLALATLNVVGYSPTLIETLIPVTIVLTCLLNLARAGKAGTRPVERREATPIVFTLPNLLAAVFGLIHGLGFSSYLRELLGRHSRPVLELLSFNLGVELGQLLIVALILLLGFVLLRIFNVARRDWLLVTTGAALGIALTLLVG; encoded by the coding sequence ATGTCGTCCTCCATTTTCACCACCTACCTCCAGCTCGGCTTTCACCACATTTTTAACCTGCAGGCCTACGACCACCTAGTGTTCCTGCTGGCTCTGTGTGCCCCCTACGTGCTGCAGGACTGGCGGCGGGTGGTGGCCCTGGTAACCAGCTTCACGGTGGGCCACTCCATCACGCTGGCCTTGGCTACCCTGAACGTGGTGGGCTACTCCCCTACCCTGATTGAAACCCTGATTCCGGTGACCATTGTGCTGACCTGCCTGCTGAACCTGGCGCGGGCCGGCAAGGCGGGCACCCGGCCGGTGGAGCGGCGCGAGGCTACCCCCATCGTCTTCACCCTACCCAACCTGCTGGCGGCAGTGTTCGGGCTGATTCATGGCCTGGGCTTTTCCAGCTACCTGCGCGAACTGCTGGGCCGCCACAGCCGCCCGGTGCTGGAGCTGCTCAGCTTTAACCTGGGCGTGGAGCTGGGCCAACTGCTGATTGTAGCGCTTATCCTGCTGCTTGGCTTCGTGTTGCTGCGTATCTTTAACGTGGCACGCCGCGACTGGCTCTTGGTCACGACGGGCGCCGCCCTGGGCATTGCCTTAACCCTGCTGGTGGGATAG
- a CDS encoding M1 family metallopeptidase has translation MLKPTLLAAGLAALLALPAAAQNTNSGTDKFAQLETLLPTPNTYRTASGAPGNEYWQQRADYNIRVKLDDAKQSISGDEDITYTNLSPDVLTYLWVQLDQNILDKNSITTATEVGQIQPRMSFQALDYLQRSEFDGGFKIAEVKMKGGKALPYVINHTMMRIDLPTPLRPKQSVTFSIKWAYNINDQTKINQRSGYEYFPEDKNYLYEIAQFYPRMAVYSDNQGWQHKQFLGNGEFALPFGDYRVSITAPADHVVGATGTLQNASEVLTSAQRQRLEQAKNSQKPVLIVSPLEAEQAEQKRAKGTKTWTFAAKNVRDFAWASSRKFIWDAMGIKQNGTPVMCMSYYPKEGNPLWGKYSTEVVAHTIKTYSKFTIPYQYPVAISVHGPVGGMEYPMICFNGGRPEKDGTYSADRKYGMISVIIHEVGHNFFPMIVNSDERQWTWMDEGLNTFVQYLTEQEWERNYPSKRGEPANIVAYMQTDKSLQTPIMTNSESVLQFGNNAYGKPATGLNILRETIMGRELFDYAFKEYATRWAYKHPTPADFFRTMEDASGVDLDWFWRGWFYTTEHTDLAINGVKWYTVDSKNPEIENARKREMINKAPQSISQQRNLQDIKKTLVDDKPELKDFYNSYDPLSTTEADKQRYQQLVKGLSPEQQQRLSQGLNFYEVSLTNKGGLTMPVIVQMTYEDGKQEIMNIPAEIWRKNNAEVTKVFITEKPVVSFVLDPFLQTADTDLSNNAYPQRAQPSRFELFEQQQRAQPNPMQQQSALQQKEQKPVNGATSTGGTN, from the coding sequence ATGCTGAAACCTACTCTGCTGGCCGCCGGGCTGGCGGCGCTGCTGGCCCTGCCGGCCGCGGCCCAGAACACCAACTCCGGCACCGATAAATTTGCCCAGCTGGAAACCCTGCTGCCCACGCCCAACACCTACCGCACCGCCTCGGGTGCGCCCGGCAACGAGTACTGGCAGCAACGCGCCGACTACAATATCCGGGTAAAACTGGACGACGCGAAACAGTCGATTTCCGGCGATGAGGACATTACCTACACCAACCTCTCGCCCGATGTGCTGACCTACCTGTGGGTGCAGCTCGACCAGAACATCCTCGATAAAAACTCCATTACCACCGCCACCGAGGTCGGCCAGATTCAGCCGCGCATGTCGTTTCAGGCTCTGGACTATCTGCAGCGCAGTGAGTTTGATGGGGGCTTTAAGATTGCGGAGGTGAAAATGAAGGGTGGCAAGGCCCTGCCCTACGTTATCAACCACACCATGATGCGCATTGACCTGCCCACGCCCCTGCGGCCCAAGCAGTCCGTGACGTTCAGCATCAAGTGGGCTTACAACATCAACGACCAAACCAAGATCAACCAGCGCTCGGGCTACGAGTATTTCCCGGAGGACAAAAACTACCTCTACGAAATTGCTCAGTTCTACCCCCGCATGGCGGTGTACTCCGATAACCAGGGCTGGCAGCACAAGCAGTTTCTGGGCAACGGCGAGTTTGCCCTGCCCTTCGGCGACTACCGCGTGAGCATTACGGCCCCCGCCGACCACGTAGTGGGCGCTACCGGCACGCTGCAGAATGCCTCGGAGGTCCTCACTTCGGCCCAGCGCCAGCGCCTGGAGCAAGCCAAAAACTCTCAGAAGCCCGTTCTGATTGTATCGCCGCTGGAGGCGGAGCAGGCCGAGCAGAAGCGCGCCAAAGGCACCAAAACCTGGACCTTCGCCGCCAAAAACGTGCGCGACTTTGCCTGGGCTTCCTCGCGCAAGTTCATCTGGGATGCCATGGGCATCAAGCAGAACGGTACGCCCGTGATGTGCATGAGCTACTACCCCAAGGAGGGTAACCCGCTCTGGGGCAAGTACTCTACGGAGGTGGTAGCGCATACCATCAAAACCTACTCCAAGTTCACGATTCCCTACCAGTATCCGGTGGCCATTTCGGTGCACGGGCCGGTGGGCGGCATGGAGTACCCCATGATTTGCTTTAACGGCGGCCGCCCCGAGAAGGACGGCACCTACTCGGCTGACCGGAAGTACGGCATGATTTCGGTGATTATTCACGAGGTAGGCCACAACTTCTTCCCGATGATTGTGAACTCCGATGAGCGCCAGTGGACCTGGATGGACGAGGGCCTGAACACCTTCGTGCAGTACCTCACGGAGCAGGAGTGGGAGCGGAACTACCCCTCCAAGCGCGGCGAACCCGCCAACATTGTGGCTTACATGCAGACGGATAAGAGCCTGCAGACGCCCATCATGACCAACTCAGAATCGGTGCTGCAGTTTGGCAACAACGCCTACGGGAAGCCCGCTACCGGCCTGAACATTCTGCGCGAGACCATCATGGGCCGGGAGCTGTTTGACTACGCTTTCAAAGAGTATGCTACCCGCTGGGCCTACAAGCACCCTACCCCCGCCGACTTCTTCCGGACCATGGAAGACGCCTCGGGCGTGGACCTCGACTGGTTCTGGCGCGGTTGGTTCTACACCACCGAGCACACCGACCTGGCCATTAACGGCGTGAAGTGGTACACGGTGGACTCCAAGAACCCCGAAATTGAGAATGCCCGCAAGCGTGAAATGATCAATAAAGCGCCCCAGAGCATTTCGCAGCAGCGCAACCTCCAGGATATCAAGAAAACCCTGGTGGACGACAAGCCGGAGCTGAAGGACTTCTACAACAGCTACGACCCGCTCTCGACCACTGAGGCCGATAAGCAGCGCTACCAGCAGCTGGTGAAAGGCCTGAGCCCCGAGCAGCAGCAGCGCCTGAGCCAGGGCCTGAACTTCTACGAAGTGAGCCTGACCAACAAGGGTGGCCTGACTATGCCGGTTATCGTGCAGATGACTTATGAGGATGGCAAGCAGGAAATCATGAACATTCCGGCCGAAATCTGGCGCAAGAACAACGCCGAGGTAACCAAGGTGTTCATCACCGAAAAGCCCGTCGTGAGCTTCGTGCTGGACCCCTTCCTGCAAACCGCCGACACGGACCTCTCAAACAACGCCTACCCCCAGCGCGCTCAGCCTTCGCGCTTCGAGCTGTTCGAGCAGCAGCAGCGCGCCCAGCCTAACCCCATGCAGCAGCAGTCGGCTCTGCAGCAGAAGGAGCAAAAGCCGGTGAACGGCGCTACCTCTACGGGCGGCACCAATTAA